TACATATCCTTTTGCGGTATTTCTTCGCTGAGGTAGTTGCAAATTGGTTACTTAACGGATACTCTTAAAATGTACATATCCTGAATAGGTGTACAAGTCTGTAATAGAAAATCCATTCCTAAACAATTCTTACTGAACAATGCATATAAATTTAAAGGATCCTCTTGGCCATTGTTGGAAGCCGTATCCATGATAAAATCAGATGACACACTCATCGTAGACCACTGTTGTTCAAGTTACATTCTTGTATTCAGAGAGGACAACATCTTCAACACTACCTGATTTTGAAAAAAAGTCTGTTTTCAAATTGAAAAAAATACTATTTTATCAAGACTAATTATAGAAGCAATGGATATGCACAGGTGCCAGGAAATCCTGCCTCTAGTTCTAAAAGCAGCTGTTTTAAAGCTTTGAAAACTTTGGCGgaaaggaaactgccttgtagCATTTGAGGTAAGGAGCATGCTGagatacaaacttaattcatcaTTTATCCCTTTATATGGAGAGAAATCTGTTTCCATCAAGATAGTCAGTTCCAACGGCTGTTGACGATGTGAGCTAAGATCTCTCTAAACATCTCCGGATTAGGAAATAACTACAGAATTTGGAGATGCACAAGTTCTCCCAATTGGTTCTAGATTGCTGGCATGCCACCCCAGTAAGCTGTTGATCCAGGCAGGATAGTGTTTATGAAATCTGCAcaaggattttttccccctgtaaCTATTTGGGCATTTCAAGCCACACTTTTATTCTCAAAATGGCCAAATTTGGACTTGGAGATAACTAAGATACAGTGCAACTTTCCTCATGGTGTGGAATGACTCTAGGCACGTGATCTTGAAAATACCAGCTGCATCCCCCATGACACTATTTTTACACGTCATGCATGCATTTAATTCTGTTTACTTTTACACTGCAGACTCATAAATATGTGCTATGCACTGTTTGTAGGCTTGGAAACAATGTCcccttgaaaataaaaataaaacgtcAAATAATGGGTTAGAATTACCATTATCTTGAAGCCTTGGTCTCTTAAGTTGGTCATTACTGCTCTCCCCTAGCCGTCTCTTGGCACAATCCACGCAAGATGTTCCTGTGAGAACAAACAGTATTACAAAGTCATACGCATGTAGTGAACATAAGGATTTTCATGAAAAGACTGGCTCCAACTAGGTGCATATTGAACACCATTAGAATTCACATCATAATCCTGTGCCGTATGCCAGGTGTAGGTAACAATTGTGGATGGAGGTCCGTATTCACCGTTGGATAACCCTTTGGGGGTCATACCAGAAAAGGTAGAATTTGCACCCGCATCAGGGTCCTGCCCATTCAGCTGTGTATCTACTTtaactttttttccccctttgctgctgctgcccaaactggtggggttgggggggcttTTTCAGGTCCCTGAACCCGGTGTTAACCAGTTATAAAAGGTATGCCAGCGTGGAGATTTCCCTGCTGAAATTAATTCATCCACACCCTGGGCCCCAGATCTGGCCTCCTAAGACCCCACTGATTTTACTGGCAAAATCAGTGGGGAGATAAAGTAGGCAGGAAGCAGGAGTGGGCAGAGAAGGTTAATGTCCAGATTGCCCCCTCCTAACCTGATCTCCAGGCATGCCCCCCCAGGGGATTTTTGTGTGCATCCCCAGGGGATTTTTCCCCTTGAACAGAAAAATGAGAAGATGTTTGTTTCAAGTAGTTTGTTTGACCAGATAACTTCAGTTTTATACAGCTGtaactgtttgaagtggtaccTCAAAATCCAAACATTGAGTTTAAGGCAAGTTAAGTCCATAGATCAACAGGTAAATGTGTTAAAATTGTGGCTGTGcacaaaagaaacacacaaatcACCCTTCAGTGGTATTACTATAGGGTTCTCCTGACAGGCACAACTTTGAGAGGTAGCCTTCCAGTGCTCCTGCCTTAAGCACTACGATGCTGAAACAAAATCCCTGAGAAACACCTATACATTTACTGCTAGCAAAATTAAGGGCTTACTGCACAAAACAAATAAGCCATAAACCACAataaaaaaaccataataaaagtTTACAAAACATAAACCCTATTGTACCAAGACAAAGTAGATATATTCAAGCACCCCCTGTCACTACCAGTATATCAGCTGTATTTGTTCATAGGCTGAGGTGAGTCCTGGGCCATTTTCTTCCTTGCTTTCAAATGAAATGAAAGTGAGACCAAAGAGGTACAAAATCATCCTGTTTTCTTTGGCCCCTAAGGACTTAGTTTTTCTAGCCCAGCAATATTCCACGCTTTAGTGTACCAAGTAGTAAGAATGGCTCAATTTCCCCCAAACTGCAATGGTCGTTCTAGCTGCTATAAAAAGGTGCTATATCAGCTCTTTATTATGCAAatgtttgttaaatttataaattataaataaaactgcTAACTGAGAAGTTGGGAAAATGTGACAGCTTTAAGATCTTATCAATTTCTCTGAATACTATTGCCagagggtttattattattattttactgttgtTGTAAAACAGAATATAATGACCCAAACATTCAAACTAGTACATAATTTTACACGAGTGTAAAATCATACTATCCCAGTTCTTCCCAAGACCCAACTGAATATTACAAGGCCTACATTCAAATTAAAAAATGTACTTAACCCAAAAGTGTTGTACTGTCCACCCGATCTGCATctgaaaaaagaatgaaaactaTGTCATGAATGAGATAGGATAGAATTTAGCTACATTCACTTTTCAGAGTTGCTAATAAAAAAGGTTGCATGAAAGGCTAAATGCACAGAGACATCTTATCTAGGACATTATTAACATGCGACTCTTTGcacacatgtgcatgcacacgtgtgTGCATAATACAATATTCCTATATTATACAATATATTATACAATATATTATACATAATACAATATTCCTATATTATATAAAGTAATGGAGGAGAATAATGATTTACATTTAACTTGTGCTTTTACTGGTCCAAGCTTTTACTGGTGCTTTTACCGCAAATAAAGATTTACATTTAACTTGTGCTTTTACTGGTCCAAGAGTCTACATCCTCAGTTCTGCAGTACTGTATCATGATAATATTTCCATGATGGAGTAGTCTAGATACTCTTGGGATAAGAGAAAACAGCTCTTCTTCCTAGAACTACTGGGCCAAAGATGGGATAGGGCAGGGCAGCATGTGGGCCACCTTCTTGAAAATGGGATATTTGCCCATTGGCAATACTTATTAACATATTTTGTTGTATCCCAGGCCTTCCAAAATAAAAGAGCAAAATattgtagtacatgtgaaaaggatcttggggtcttagtagaccaggggcttaacatgagtcaacagtgtgatacagcagtagcagcaaaaaaagcgaatgctattctaggctgcatcaacagaagtctagtgtccagatcaagggaagtcctagtcctgctctattctcccttggtcagaccacacctggagttctgtgtccagttctgggctccacaatttaagaaggatattgaaaagctgggatgtgtgcagaggagggcaaccaagacgatcaagggtctggataCCAAGCCATATGAACAATGGTTGaggggaattgggtatgtttagcctgaataaaaggaatcatagaactataaTCTTTTAATTTGGCCATCATTTCCGTGATTGTCATAGGTAGTACAGAAACAAGGGATGGTGGTTGTCACAGACTATTCTACAAATGAATGCGGCATCAGAAGCATGAAGTTTCACGCACATATTTAAAGCAATAACCTTTATTCCAGAAATATATGAAACAAAAAACCACTGGTATATGGAGAAGAGAAAATATGTTTTGGCACAACAtttgacacacacatacagtaccTGGACTCCTCTGTTTGCAGATCTGAGTGGAGAGATCTTGAACATACTCTGGGAAACTTTCAAAGCAATTTCCATAGGATACTACTTTTATTCCATGTAGGAGCATATCGGCCTGGAGTTTAAAAAACTGGTCTTCATTTTCTTTAAGCACCAGCATATAATGTTCTAGATCCACTTTGTTTTTGACAGTGTACAGAAAGAGGGCCTGAAATATCTGATCACGCAAGGTTTCTCCGCAACCCACAAACAAAAAAGATTTTGTCCGGTACAGGTTCTGCAGAGCCTCCTGTGAAGAACAAGTCACATGTAAGATAAATGTTTAATTGTAAGGCAGCCTAGGCTCATGAATGGCCATTTTCCTGATTGCCTGTAGCTGCTCCCAGGCAAGGAAGTTTCCAAACACTTACAGTAAGTTTTCCTTCAGGTTGTCATTATGCCACAAATGACTTATAATTGGGCTAGTAAAAATTTTGCAAGTCAGTATTTTGATGGGTTCATTACGAGGCTCTAGATAACATAACCATTTGCACTTTTATGCCCAAGGAATTTGGTAGTATAACGTTAATTTCAAAATATACACATATATTAGAAATATTTTTGTTAAGATGTCGTGATCAAGAAGTTGCATCTACTTAATTAGCATTTCATTAGAATGTTGTATAATGGAAAGAATTGATTCAAATCCTTCCTGAGAAAAAGAGTAGCCTATAGCAAATCACTATTTTTCAGCGTGACCAAACTCACATGGCTCTTGTTAAAACTACATAGATAACAAATATGGGTGCTGAACGCAGGTCTGAGTTCGACCCTCTCACACTGTGCACATCATCTACACATCAATGAGTGATGCATACACTGGAATAAGTAtcagaaaaagttattttaacatttcaaaatacagTAGGCCTGCAACTTACATGGGAGTAATGCTCTGGGGATCACGcccaaagccaaaatcacatatagtcaaaacccatCGGGTTCAATGGGAGATGGAATTGCTAaagtcattccccaccccccccagacCCCGCCACCTTTTTAATTTGTTGCTGcacgtgtaaagctgaatgtgcacaagtaaAATGTGGGCAAGTTGTGGGCTTGCTGCAcaaacttcctcctcctcacacacaaaAGCCATATATATTAAATGAGACAACATGGACAACACAGATTAATGTAAGGAGCTAGAGGCCACGGAAGgcaacaacagaatgtccccAACAACAGAAATATGCTTTTGAAGCACTTCCTGATTTATAGGTGACATAACATGAAAGAGAAGAATTTCCTGGTTTCAAGGTCCACATACCATCACCTCAGGGTCTTGAGTGACATCCTTATATCCTGAGGGATCCAACACCATTCCACAGGGATCAGCGTACAGACCGTGAATGTGAAGGACTCCATATTTGACTTGCCCTTTTGCCCACTGGAGAACCTGGGGAAAGCCAAACAGTTTATTAATACGGCCAAGCATGAGGCAGAAAGAGGCCTTGTCTCAAAAGGGACATGTGATTTATTCATTTTGGTGACAGTACTATCACTTCCctcatttactttaaaaaaacaactaaatcTGAAAAAGGAACCCACCCAAACTGCAGGCTACAGCATTCGCACATATTTCATTTGCTACCTGTTGAAGGCTTGCTGTTGTTTAGAGAATTGTCTAGGCTGCAGCATGGCATTCGAGAGCTAAGTTACAAATTATTAAATGCAGAACAATATTCTGCAATAATGCAAATTCTACAATGGTATCATTTCAaacaaaatgggggaggggataatctgcaaataaaaatataggtttttattttactttcctattttttaaatggaaaaatacaGCAATGTTCTAGAAAACTATAGGGTGAAAATGTATCTATCAATCCAGCTACCTTCTACAGAAAAATGTCAATACAAGTATAGCCATTCAGATGGGCAACAGAATGTTGTCAACCATGCCATTTTCTTAACCAACTGTTTCAGTTTACCTGGGGCTTTCAAAACACCCTGTGATTTCACAGCTGACCTTTATTTCTACTGCAAAACATGCTGGATCCCTTGCACTGCTATTGGTTTAGTTGTTATGATGTTACAGCAAGCCTTGGGTCTCATACCTGACTGCTTAAGGGTAATATAACAGCActagctggaggagactcttgagagtcccatggactgcaagaagatcaaacctatccattcttaaggaaatcagccctaagtgctcactggaaggacagatcctgaagctgaggctccaatactttggccacctcatgagaagctaccaacatgagcctgaccaaactgcgggaggcagtggaagacaggagtgcctggcgtgctctggtccatggggtcacgaagagtcggacacgactaaacgactaaacaacaacaacaacagcactagATCCCACATTCACAAGTCCATGGGCTCCTACTGGCTTGCTTAAAGAGTACAGAAACGCACTTATATAATAAGCTTTCCTAATTTGCTGCTAAACGTTGAATCCTCTTCGAGCCTTGATACTGCAAAGGGACATACTTCTTTAGCTACTTATGAAATAggttttctaaaaaaacaaacctgacaGTGGTTATGCTACACATAGCTGAAAACAAAACACTCCAGTACAactaaacatttttgtttttagagAAACACTgtatactggaaagaatttcctattttgtttcctattttgttttgactatggcagaccaacacggctacccacctgtaactgtatatctAGGTAacattttaaagatgaagaattTTCCACCCACTGTTAAAAGAATGCAGTATTCAAAATAAAAGAACAATGACGAAGAACCACCTTGGGCTACTTCCTGCCCCCTGCAAATGCAAGTTCCACTGAAAGAAATTTCTCAGGCTGCTCTTATTCATTTCAATAAAAGTTGTGGGAATTGCAAAAGTGTTTGCAATTGCATTCTGTAAACACAGAGTGGAGGTGGGCAGCTGGTCTTAACTAGGGTTGGAGCGAAACAGCGATAGGGCCAAATATCATGAAATTAGCTTAGTTCCAGAAAAAATCATTTTGCCAATtcaacacatttacttgggagtaagttacATGCTgaactcaatagggcttacttctgattcaacatgcatttctctctcccacccctggcACATGCACGCACACTCAAAAATACAGCATGGGACACTTTTTGTACCTTTGGATTTCTGCAAGGCattcaatgtttttattttaaaaatccagagcaCTTTGGCCTGCTCAGACCACGTCCTTCTTGCTCTCAGACTGCCTTCCAGATCACCTCCCCT
The sequence above is drawn from the Lacerta agilis isolate rLacAgi1 chromosome 5, rLacAgi1.pri, whole genome shotgun sequence genome and encodes:
- the FAM118A gene encoding protein FAM118A, encoding MDSAERATNRSEQKSRKFLKSLVRKQPQDLLLVIGTGVSAAVAPGIPALCSWRSCIEAVIEAADQLEVLHPGDVAEFRKKVVKERDLLVVAHDLIRKMSPRTGDAKPNFFQDCLMEVFDNLEQHIQNPVVLQSILRLMERGTMVLTTNYDNLLEIFGQQQSKPMESLDLKDKDKVLQWAKGQVKYGVLHIHGLYADPCGMVLDPSGYKDVTQDPEVMEALQNLYRTKSFLFVGCGETLRDQIFQALFLYTVKNKVDLEHYMLVLKENEDQFFKLQADMLLHGIKVVSYGNCFESFPEYVQDLSTQICKQRSPDADRVDSTTLLGTSCVDCAKRRLGESSNDQLKRPRLQDNGSVEDVVLSEYKNVT